Proteins from one Malaya genurostris strain Urasoe2022 chromosome 2, Malgen_1.1, whole genome shotgun sequence genomic window:
- the LOC131430027 gene encoding general transcription factor IIH subunit 5 — translation MVNVMKGVLVECDPAMKQFLLHLDETQSLGRKFIIQDLDERHLFISTDIIETLQARVDDLMDRISVSLHEKEA, via the exons ATGGTGAATGTTATGAAAGGTGTCCTCGTTGAATG TGATCCGGCTATGAAACAATTCCTGCTTCACTTGGATGAAACCCAGTCACTTGGTCGCAAATTTATCATACAAGATTTGGACGAAAGGCATCTGTTCATTTCAACGGATATTATCGAAACCCTTCAGGCTCGCGTGGATGATTTGATGGATCGAATCAGTGTGTCACTGCACGAGAAAGAAGCATAA
- the LOC131430026 gene encoding zinc finger HIT domain-containing protein 1 — MASRESGRIREADKKRVLDEASRKRRARKALEALEQDNYHEDPHADLVMSKKIPKFHDNLDSTNNTKKKTKRSKGAEYYRAKYRKTFPQLLEEDKMQRPDGPNYFTAAAQPSKFPERHFCAVCGFPSSYTCTACGTRYCSVRCLGTHQDTRCLKWTA, encoded by the coding sequence ATGGCATCACGTGAGTCGGGAAGAATTCGCGAAGCTGATAAAAAACGAGTTTTAGATGAGGCATCTCGCAAGCGTAGAGCGCGAAAGGCTTTGGAAGCACTtgaacaggacaactaccatgAAGATCCACACGCAGACCTTGTTATGTCTAAGAAGATCCCGAAATTCCACGATAACCTGGATAGTACGAATAATACcaagaagaaaacgaaacgtagCAAAGGAGCTgaatattaccgagcgaaatataGGAAAACATTTCCACAATTGCTAGAGGAGGACAAAATGCAACGACCGGATGGTCCCAACTATTTTACGGCAGCCGCACAACCTTCTAAGTTCCCGGAGCGGCATTTTTGTGCCGTTTGTGGATTTCCTTCTAGTTATACATGCACTGCATGTGGAACTCGTTACTGCAGTGTGCGCTGCTTGGGGACTCATCAGGATACGCGCTGTCTCAAGTGGACTGCTTGA